One window of Pieris napi chromosome 14, ilPieNapi1.2, whole genome shotgun sequence genomic DNA carries:
- the LOC125056205 gene encoding proteasome subunit beta type-7 codes for MASVLVPELPTSGFSFENCQRNAFLEHKGFPAPKATKTGTTIVGIIYADGVILGADTRATENTVVSDKNCEKIHYLAANMYCCGAGTAADTEMTTQSVSSQLELQRLHTGRVVPVETASTLLKRMLFRYQGHIGAALVLGGVDRTGPHIYCIYPHGSVDKLPYATMGSGSLAAMAVFESRWKPNMSEEEGKQLVRDAIAAGIFNDLGSGSNVDLCVIRSSGPAQYLRTYEEANVKGKKQGSYRYALGTTAVLKTKVIPLEVESVTVHQVQPMEVEPSC; via the exons atggcaTCAGTTTTAGTTCCCGAACTACCTACATCTggtttttcttttgaaaactGCCAACG AAATGCTTTTCTTGAACATAAAGGCTTTCCTGCTCCTAAAGCGACTAAGACCGGCACAACTATCGTTGGGATAATTTACGCAGATGGTGTCATTCTCGGGGCTGACACACGAGCTACTGAGAATACCGTAGTTTCAGACAAGAACTGCGAAAAAATTCATTATCTTGCGGCAAACATGTACTGTTGTGGGGCCGGTACAGCTGCTGATACAGAGATGACCACGCAGTCGGTTTCTTCTCAATTAGAGCTACAACGTTTACACACGGGTCGCGTTGTGCCCGTTGAAACTGCATCAACATTGCTCAAGCGAATGCTATTCCGTTACCAAGGTCATATTGGAGCTGCTTTAGTGCTAGGTGGAGTAGATCGTACTGGGCCTCATATCTACTGTATTTACCCCCATGGATCCGTTGATAAGTTGCCTTATGCTACCATGG GTTCTGGATCTCTAGCAGCAATGGCTGTTTTTGAGTCTCGTTGGAAACCAAACATGTCTGAGGAAGAAGGCAAGCAACTTGTAAGAGATGCTATAGCTGCtggtatttttaatgatttggGTTCAGGGTCAAATGTTGATCTTTGTGTAATCCGGAGTTCAGGTCCAGCCCAATATCTACGAACATATGAAGAGGCCAATGTTAAG ggAAAGAAGCAAGGCTCTTACAGGTATGCACTAGGCACCACAGCAGTATTGAAAACAAAGGTTATACCTCTAGAAGTTGAGTCAGTAACAGTGCATCAAGTACAACCTATGGAAGTTGAACCATCTTGCTAA